In Halobacteriovorax marinus SJ, the following proteins share a genomic window:
- the rpmG gene encoding 50S ribosomal protein L33, which produces MAKGPRVVITLECTEARKLGKSPSRYTTTKNKKTTPDRLEIKKYNPFLKRHTIHKEIK; this is translated from the coding sequence GTGGCTAAAGGACCAAGAGTAGTGATTACACTTGAGTGTACTGAGGCGAGAAAGCTTGGAAAATCTCCATCTCGTTACACAACAACAAAGAACAAGAAAACGACACCAGATCGTCTTGAAATTAAGAAGTATAACCCTTTCTTAAAAAGACACACGATCCACAAAGAAATCAAATAG
- a CDS encoding acyl-CoA thioesterase — MTSNYEERARMSQTRVTKAVFPNTTNHYDTLFGGTAMQWMDEVAFITATRFTRLKVVTVSTDRLDFKKPIPAGTIVELVGNVVQVGRTSIKVQVQVFVEAMLEDSRELALEGSFSFVALGEDSKPTKILV; from the coding sequence ATGACTTCAAATTATGAAGAAAGAGCGCGTATGTCTCAAACGCGTGTTACCAAAGCAGTTTTTCCCAATACTACTAACCACTACGACACTCTCTTTGGCGGAACGGCCATGCAGTGGATGGATGAGGTTGCCTTTATCACAGCAACTCGTTTTACTCGCTTAAAAGTTGTGACTGTTTCAACAGATAGACTGGACTTTAAAAAGCCAATTCCTGCTGGAACTATTGTAGAGTTAGTTGGAAATGTCGTTCAAGTTGGACGCACAAGTATCAAGGTTCAAGTTCAGGTCTTTGTTGAAGCAATGTTAGAAGACTCAAGAGAGCTGGCACTAGAGGGGAGTTTCTCTTTTGTTGCCCTAGGAGAGGACTCTAAACCTACAAAGATTCTTGTTTAG
- a CDS encoding purple acid phosphatase family protein: MLIRKLAVISILVAVSSFIANGWPWVQDTVSKVRLTWSENPSTTMKIIWDTKSENGKDQVLFYDTIDHGDDFYAYRNKVKVQKLTLYKSMFNAVVHLRELTPNTKYYFIIRATDGKLSKRYWFKTIDDHEETRLSIIAGGDSRNNRTPRVAANKLVSKLRADFVLFGGDMTSLDLSGQWKKWFIDWDHTIAADGRITPVIVARGNHEARNESISKLFDTASGVYYSVSFGNDLLKVFVLNSEISINGDQLVWLRDELSQSESSIWKFALYHRPMRPHTAKKSENDRIYQAWAPLFYEHGMNLVVESDSHTVKTTYPVKPSHEDGHDEGFVRDDERGSVYTGEGCWGAPLRDNNDDKSWTRSSGSFNQFKWIHLDRDSVEMRTIAVDNAFEVSSLSDDNRFAIPSNLKVWTPKEGAVVTLKSRN; the protein is encoded by the coding sequence ATGCTGATAAGGAAGTTAGCTGTCATATCAATTTTGGTTGCTGTTTCAAGTTTTATTGCGAATGGTTGGCCATGGGTGCAAGATACGGTCTCTAAAGTAAGGCTGACATGGTCAGAAAACCCTTCGACAACCATGAAAATTATTTGGGATACCAAGTCTGAAAATGGAAAGGACCAGGTTCTCTTCTACGATACAATAGATCATGGTGATGATTTCTACGCTTATAGAAATAAAGTAAAAGTTCAAAAATTAACTCTCTATAAATCTATGTTCAATGCTGTTGTTCACCTAAGAGAGCTCACACCAAATACAAAGTACTATTTTATTATTAGAGCAACTGATGGAAAGCTCTCTAAGAGATATTGGTTTAAGACAATCGATGATCATGAAGAGACAAGGCTTTCAATTATTGCAGGTGGAGACTCTCGAAACAATCGAACGCCTAGAGTAGCGGCCAATAAATTAGTTTCTAAGCTTAGGGCCGACTTCGTTCTCTTTGGTGGAGATATGACCAGCTTAGACTTATCAGGTCAGTGGAAGAAGTGGTTTATAGATTGGGATCACACTATCGCAGCTGACGGAAGAATTACTCCAGTAATTGTGGCGAGAGGAAATCACGAAGCTCGCAACGAGTCGATCTCTAAATTATTTGATACGGCCAGTGGAGTTTACTATTCCGTCTCCTTTGGAAATGATCTTCTAAAAGTCTTTGTTCTAAATTCAGAAATTTCAATTAACGGAGACCAGCTTGTGTGGCTTCGTGATGAGCTCTCTCAGAGTGAGAGTTCTATTTGGAAGTTTGCTCTCTATCACCGACCAATGCGCCCACATACGGCCAAGAAGAGTGAGAATGATCGCATCTATCAAGCTTGGGCCCCGCTATTCTACGAGCATGGGATGAACTTAGTAGTTGAGTCCGACTCCCATACTGTTAAAACCACTTATCCTGTGAAGCCTAGCCACGAAGATGGACACGATGAAGGCTTTGTTAGAGATGATGAGAGAGGATCAGTCTATACCGGAGAGGGGTGCTGGGGTGCTCCTTTGAGAGATAATAACGACGATAAGTCATGGACTAGGTCATCGGGAAGTTTTAATCAATTTAAGTGGATTCATCTAGATAGAGATAGTGTAGAGATGCGAACTATTGCAGTAGATAATGCTTTTGAAGTGAGCTCTCTTAGTGATGATAACCGCTTTGCCATTCCTTCAAATTTAAAAGTTTGGACTCCTAAAGAAGGAGCAGTCGTAACTCTTAAGAGTAGGAATTAA
- a CDS encoding PilZ domain-containing protein, with product MIYNNSTDPVFIKKISLKIWSLKDELKSVIQEKIKNSQDDHLTIEELKKEYCTKRDVVDNVIPLQSDDDLDTGEDEMAAALAAAESEGEASEEESNEEQPSEDDSSTGPQEEVQVIQRTPLLSDDDISIGRTILAEVGMDRIYFFSSKPFLNGQSIVIEFVIPKRFVVNANIVFCREYNMKSRIISKNRLPYRIGADFSFLKEGERTLLRQFIHSIEPEVQEAPVIEAKPKEDEEDFDEFDDLDL from the coding sequence ATGATTTATAACAATTCTACTGATCCAGTATTCATAAAAAAAATTTCCTTAAAGATATGGTCTTTAAAAGATGAGCTTAAATCGGTTATTCAAGAGAAAATAAAAAACTCTCAAGATGATCACCTCACTATTGAAGAATTAAAGAAAGAATACTGCACTAAAAGAGATGTTGTAGATAATGTTATCCCTCTCCAGTCAGATGATGATCTCGACACGGGTGAAGATGAGATGGCGGCAGCACTTGCAGCAGCTGAATCTGAGGGTGAAGCAAGCGAAGAAGAATCCAATGAAGAGCAGCCTAGTGAGGATGATTCTTCAACAGGGCCACAAGAAGAAGTCCAAGTCATTCAAAGAACTCCCCTATTAAGCGATGATGATATCTCTATCGGCAGGACAATTCTGGCCGAAGTAGGAATGGATAGAATCTACTTCTTCAGTAGTAAACCATTTCTCAATGGTCAAAGTATTGTAATCGAATTTGTTATTCCTAAGAGGTTCGTAGTGAATGCTAATATTGTTTTCTGTCGTGAATACAATATGAAAAGTAGAATTATTTCTAAAAATAGACTTCCTTATAGAATTGGTGCTGACTTCTCTTTCTTAAAAGAGGGAGAGAGAACGCTTCTAAGACAATTTATTCATTCTATTGAGCCAGAAGTTCAAGAAGCTCCTGTTATAGAAGCTAAGCCTAAGGAAGATGAGGAAGATTTCGACGAATTCGACGATCTCGATCTTTAA
- a CDS encoding SPL family radical SAM protein, translating to MFDTIFVETDLKKNKRALEIIDTFKSARVKYIDKIEDIFNRVKKPYLQKNESLNLFLGNKKGQLVKEAPDAYGLSGEPHYYFIHAYNCIYECNYCYLQGYFNSPDIVVFLNHREICDEIERVTLDCDKKGLTPWFHAGEFSDSLALTHITGELEIYHELFSRLPQAKLELRTKSANVKELLKLPPKENIITSFSLSPADKIQKNDLKTPSLKARLVAIKKLVEAGHKVGIHFDPVVYDNDFKEKYQDLINDLFSILPVQKLEYISVGVIRFTKDVYHQVRKNYPESELLSSELIKSFDGKIRYNRPMRLWILSAIKELLLEAGVKQEKIYLCMEDDDLESIAKS from the coding sequence ATGTTTGATACAATCTTTGTTGAAACTGATTTAAAAAAGAATAAGCGTGCTCTTGAGATCATCGACACATTTAAAAGTGCCAGAGTAAAGTATATTGATAAAATCGAAGATATCTTCAATAGAGTAAAAAAGCCTTATCTACAAAAGAATGAATCTCTAAACTTATTCCTTGGAAATAAAAAAGGTCAATTAGTTAAAGAGGCTCCCGATGCCTATGGACTCTCTGGAGAACCTCACTACTATTTCATCCACGCTTATAATTGCATTTACGAGTGTAATTATTGCTACCTCCAAGGTTACTTTAATTCTCCAGATATCGTGGTCTTTCTAAATCATAGAGAGATTTGTGATGAGATTGAGAGAGTGACTCTTGATTGTGACAAAAAAGGTCTTACACCTTGGTTCCATGCTGGTGAATTCTCTGATTCATTGGCCCTCACTCATATTACAGGAGAGCTTGAGATTTATCATGAACTCTTCTCAAGGCTACCACAGGCAAAATTAGAGCTTCGAACGAAGTCTGCCAATGTTAAAGAACTACTGAAGCTCCCACCAAAAGAGAATATCATTACTAGTTTCTCTTTATCACCCGCAGATAAAATTCAAAAAAATGACCTTAAAACACCTTCGTTGAAGGCCAGGCTAGTGGCAATTAAGAAATTAGTCGAAGCAGGTCACAAAGTAGGAATACACTTTGACCCAGTCGTTTATGACAATGATTTCAAGGAGAAGTATCAGGACTTAATTAACGATCTCTTCTCAATTCTTCCTGTGCAAAAATTAGAGTATATCTCTGTAGGTGTCATTCGTTTTACTAAGGATGTCTATCATCAAGTAAGAAAGAATTATCCTGAAAGTGAGCTACTCTCAAGTGAGTTGATTAAATCCTTCGATGGAAAGATTCGATATAATAGGCCAATGAGATTATGGATTCTCTCAGCGATTAAAGAACTTCTCCTAGAGGCAGGAGTAAAGCAAGAGAAAATCTATCTCTGCATGGAAGATGACGACTTAGAATCAATAGCCAAGAGTTAA
- a CDS encoding HD domain-containing phosphohydrolase: MALKILLADPNETWLEKASKVLKEQFYEVVAVSSGKDAQLALYNDKFFAVVLNFDLQNHSGLQVLKFIQRNHPNQRVLVILESQSILDEERVTEDQLKKFATVEILIKPFEVEYIKEVLEGHQSLGDFMKNIQRREGQSEEVEVDNSDEEFTKVRIDDFYSAKAVLFDVYIKLKSSKYIKILHSGDTFSKERIDKYRNEKNVEHLYFHNSDRRKFIQYHNQLASKLIDNKKVPTDLKVKMVRNVADKYIQEAYTQGMKPQVVEQGKEVCENIYNLVEQEKDLYKTLKSYQEFDPTAFTHSFLVTLFSTAIIKQFEWQSKTTIQATALACLFHDIGKMKLPKELMEKRPLEMDDDEYALYMTHPQIGVEIIEENRMINNSVKQIILQHHEYYDGTGFPYKKKGSKILTLANIVCLANDFVHIMIDGELDPPGALKKILLDQDQVTKYNSMIIENFIKVFVDPAKIVKETSLPSNSKVVSKKAS, encoded by the coding sequence TTGGCCTTAAAAATACTACTAGCAGATCCAAACGAGACATGGCTTGAAAAAGCTTCAAAAGTTTTGAAGGAACAGTTCTATGAAGTGGTCGCCGTGAGTAGTGGTAAGGATGCGCAACTTGCTCTCTACAATGATAAATTCTTCGCAGTAGTTCTAAACTTTGACTTACAAAATCACAGTGGTCTTCAAGTTCTCAAATTTATCCAAAGAAATCATCCTAATCAAAGAGTGCTTGTTATCTTAGAGAGCCAAAGTATCTTAGATGAAGAACGAGTGACAGAGGATCAGCTTAAGAAGTTTGCGACTGTTGAAATTCTGATTAAGCCATTTGAAGTTGAATATATAAAAGAAGTTCTAGAGGGGCATCAGTCACTCGGAGACTTCATGAAAAACATTCAACGAAGAGAAGGACAGTCAGAAGAAGTTGAAGTTGATAACTCTGATGAAGAGTTCACAAAAGTAAGAATTGATGACTTCTACTCAGCAAAAGCTGTTCTCTTTGATGTCTATATAAAACTTAAGTCTAGTAAATATATAAAGATCCTTCACTCAGGAGATACATTCTCTAAGGAGAGAATTGATAAGTATAGAAATGAAAAGAATGTTGAGCATCTCTATTTTCACAACTCGGATAGAAGAAAGTTTATTCAGTATCATAATCAACTCGCAAGTAAGTTGATTGATAATAAGAAAGTTCCAACAGACTTAAAAGTTAAGATGGTTCGAAATGTCGCTGATAAGTATATTCAAGAAGCATATACTCAGGGAATGAAGCCACAAGTGGTGGAGCAGGGGAAAGAAGTCTGTGAGAATATTTATAATCTCGTAGAACAAGAGAAAGACCTCTATAAAACTCTAAAGAGTTATCAAGAATTTGATCCAACGGCATTCACTCATTCTTTTTTAGTGACGTTATTTTCAACGGCCATTATTAAACAATTTGAATGGCAATCGAAGACAACTATTCAAGCAACCGCTCTGGCCTGTTTATTTCACGATATTGGAAAAATGAAACTTCCAAAAGAGTTGATGGAGAAAAGACCTCTAGAGATGGATGATGATGAATATGCCCTCTATATGACACATCCACAAATTGGTGTTGAGATTATAGAAGAAAATAGAATGATTAATAACTCGGTAAAACAAATTATTCTTCAGCATCATGAGTATTATGATGGAACAGGTTTTCCATATAAGAAGAAAGGATCGAAAATTTTAACCCTCGCCAATATTGTTTGCCTTGCAAATGACTTTGTTCATATTATGATTGATGGTGAATTAGATCCACCAGGTGCCCTTAAGAAAATTCTCTTAGACCAAGACCAGGTGACGAAGTACAACTCTATGATCATTGAGAACTTTATTAAAGTTTTTGTGGACCCAGCTAAGATTGTAAAAGAAACTTCTCTACCTTCAAACTCTAAAGTCGTTAGTAAAAAAGCTTCTTAA
- a CDS encoding aldo/keto reductase translates to MERILNSLGDIPLGFGGASISGEGAGYGFGDISKDNAIALLNYAFDRGVRLFDTAPIYGFGESERRIGEAFKSNRDEVFIISKCGVSWHPSMRVNMTNDPKTSLEMLHASLKRLNTDYIDHYMIHWPDESVDIRKTMEVLAKAKLQGKIKSIGLCNTFEEDYMKAREVDEITSLQSELNLFSRESLEGPVSIAKRNNISFMSWGTLDKGILTGRVNSKRKFDKSDCRSWAPWWKAIDKDSRYQRVEKLKEILKDYQLSTLELALAFNLSFDNVDKLLCGGRSIEQWDDLISAAKKNIDKNTLSEILEKFDEN, encoded by the coding sequence ATGGAACGTATTTTAAATAGTTTAGGTGATATTCCTCTCGGTTTTGGAGGGGCTTCTATAAGCGGCGAAGGTGCAGGTTATGGCTTTGGAGATATTTCTAAGGACAATGCTATTGCTCTTTTAAACTACGCTTTTGATAGAGGAGTCCGACTCTTTGATACTGCGCCTATCTATGGCTTTGGTGAGTCAGAGCGAAGAATTGGTGAAGCATTTAAATCAAATCGCGACGAAGTTTTCATTATATCTAAGTGTGGAGTTAGTTGGCATCCGTCTATGAGGGTTAATATGACTAATGATCCAAAGACTTCACTTGAGATGCTTCACGCTTCACTAAAGAGATTAAATACAGATTATATTGATCACTATATGATCCATTGGCCAGATGAGAGTGTCGATATTAGAAAGACGATGGAAGTACTCGCTAAGGCCAAGCTTCAAGGGAAGATTAAATCAATTGGTCTTTGTAATACTTTTGAAGAAGATTATATGAAAGCGAGAGAGGTCGACGAGATCACTTCTCTGCAATCAGAATTGAATCTCTTTTCCAGAGAGAGTTTAGAAGGGCCTGTGTCCATTGCTAAGAGAAATAATATTAGTTTTATGAGTTGGGGAACTTTAGATAAGGGAATCCTTACTGGAAGAGTGAATAGCAAGAGAAAGTTTGATAAGAGTGATTGTAGATCGTGGGCTCCATGGTGGAAGGCCATTGACAAAGATTCACGCTATCAAAGAGTAGAAAAGCTAAAAGAGATCTTGAAAGATTATCAATTATCAACTCTAGAGCTTGCCCTAGCTTTTAACTTATCCTTTGATAATGTTGATAAACTTCTTTGTGGTGGACGCTCTATTGAGCAATGGGATGATTTAATTTCCGCAGCTAAAAAAAATATTGATAAGAATACCCTTAGTGAGATCTTAGAGAAATTTGATGAAAATTAG
- a CDS encoding 2OG-Fe(II) oxygenase, producing MDTLDKAYLEQNLPSKRLLEERGYLKFHLPFPSELAKALELKDWDKIDQLISNYLCCGGILNSVISYYQDFSHSEHIIAIRESETDENGIWHDDGSRDIAFTWSLNTDSNLAGGELLFRKKGASEEELTTFTPPPKETLIIFLTGRDGYEHKVNRVKAGTRRTIAGWCSLVAPNWSH from the coding sequence ATGGATACGTTAGACAAGGCATATTTAGAGCAAAATCTCCCATCTAAAAGGCTCTTAGAAGAGCGCGGTTATCTCAAATTTCATCTTCCATTTCCAAGCGAGCTTGCTAAGGCATTAGAACTTAAAGACTGGGACAAAATCGACCAGTTAATTTCTAACTACTTATGCTGTGGCGGCATTTTAAATTCAGTTATTTCCTACTATCAAGACTTCTCTCATTCTGAGCACATTATTGCCATTCGAGAGAGTGAAACAGATGAAAATGGAATCTGGCACGATGATGGATCCAGAGATATTGCTTTTACCTGGTCACTCAACACCGACTCAAATCTTGCAGGTGGTGAACTCCTCTTTAGAAAAAAGGGAGCAAGCGAGGAGGAACTCACCACTTTCACTCCTCCCCCAAAGGAAACTCTCATTATTTTCCTAACTGGTAGAGATGGTTATGAGCATAAGGTCAACAGAGTGAAGGCCGGAACACGGAGAACTATCGCTGGTTGGTGTAGCTTGGTGGCACCTAACTGGAGCCATTAA
- a CDS encoding DUF4340 domain-containing protein has protein sequence MLVKISTDRTKSANFLIIMFALVLFIGGLASEFFQAPLNQNTALSRYQLLLKPEEVDQIDSIELENRLGTFKIDKDKSQSWSLTSPRNLPSNSSTVKSILDNLKEIKIRQILPKDTINISNFSLDSPLMKLKISYFGGKENYLNIGLVNPIDNSTYVTFSNKDAIYHVDALKNSMEGLSLSNFIEPKIFTQDLKSIQDFKIYRGKIPSTNQRLSIRSEKDGWIDNSGNTLEPKAVEDYLMELLSLKSSLILDKRTEKLDEALTRYFSNPSYTVEVLDKSGEKVFYEVSYLINTLPDIKMEKRQTFIVKASNRPHPYVIEKQFLNSFSKSQRSFKKLSIKKLFY, from the coding sequence GTGCTTGTTAAGATTTCGACAGATCGCACAAAGTCGGCCAATTTTCTCATTATCATGTTTGCTCTCGTTCTCTTTATCGGAGGGCTGGCCAGTGAATTCTTTCAAGCTCCTTTAAATCAAAATACTGCCCTAAGCAGATATCAGCTTCTACTAAAACCAGAAGAAGTTGATCAAATTGACTCCATTGAATTAGAGAATAGACTTGGAACTTTTAAAATTGATAAGGACAAATCTCAATCTTGGTCATTAACTTCTCCTAGAAACCTGCCAAGTAATAGTTCAACGGTAAAGTCTATCCTCGATAACTTAAAAGAAATTAAAATAAGACAAATCCTGCCAAAGGATACAATTAATATTTCTAACTTTTCACTCGACTCCCCTCTTATGAAGTTAAAAATTTCATATTTTGGAGGGAAAGAGAATTATTTAAATATTGGATTGGTAAATCCTATTGATAACTCTACTTATGTAACCTTTTCAAATAAAGATGCCATCTACCATGTGGATGCACTAAAAAACTCTATGGAGGGGCTCAGTCTTTCTAACTTTATTGAGCCAAAGATTTTTACGCAAGACCTTAAGTCTATTCAAGATTTTAAAATCTACAGAGGAAAAATTCCATCAACAAATCAGAGACTCTCTATTCGTAGTGAAAAAGATGGTTGGATTGATAATAGTGGAAACACCCTAGAGCCAAAGGCCGTAGAAGATTATCTCATGGAGCTTCTCTCATTAAAGTCTTCACTTATTTTAGATAAGAGAACTGAAAAATTAGATGAAGCTCTTACAAGATACTTCTCCAACCCAAGTTACACTGTTGAAGTTCTTGATAAGTCCGGTGAGAAAGTTTTCTATGAAGTCTCATATCTCATTAACACTCTACCAGACATAAAGATGGAGAAGAGACAAACCTTTATCGTAAAGGCCTCTAATAGACCTCATCCCTATGTAATAGAAAAGCAATTCTTGAATTCTTTCAGTAAGTCACAAAGATCATTTAAGAAGCTTTCAATTAAGAAGCTTTTTTACTAA
- a CDS encoding ExbD/TolR family protein has protein sequence MSLKFNEEDQEEIIADINMTPLIDIMLVLLIIFMVTSSVSLESGLDIDIPKTVSKTQKKEGASVLVSMSEGGEISVQGKKVSWNDLQQAISESLASENSKLVIFEGDKSSKLGMAVEVMDIAKAAGAEEFAIAAESVSH, from the coding sequence ATGTCTCTTAAATTTAATGAAGAGGATCAAGAAGAAATCATTGCTGATATTAATATGACTCCTCTTATCGATATCATGCTTGTTCTACTCATCATTTTTATGGTGACTTCATCTGTTTCGCTAGAGTCTGGACTTGATATTGATATTCCTAAGACTGTTTCTAAAACACAGAAGAAAGAAGGGGCCTCTGTACTTGTGTCCATGAGTGAAGGAGGGGAGATCTCTGTTCAAGGGAAGAAAGTATCTTGGAATGATTTACAGCAAGCTATTTCAGAATCACTTGCTAGTGAAAACTCTAAATTAGTTATCTTTGAAGGGGATAAGAGTTCTAAACTTGGAATGGCCGTTGAAGTTATGGATATTGCCAAGGCCGCTGGAGCTGAAGAGTTCGCAATTGCGGCCGAGTCGGTTAGTCATTAA
- a CDS encoding MotA/TolQ/ExbB proton channel family protein, translated as MFELFNAGGFIMYPLLLCSLLVWFVTFEKIRFLNNLKKDIDLMFIKGQALLKENKIHEAKGLSHSIHPLLSTPYLTLFESEELTREQWSMRLGRRLIETQQGLKRSLWIIGTIGSSAPFIGLFGTVVGIIKSFQSIAASGKSGFAVVASGLSEALIATAAGIIVAVMAVILYNYFQNRLTSVNTEIKNRMQDLMDLI; from the coding sequence ATGTTTGAATTATTTAATGCTGGTGGTTTTATAATGTATCCACTACTGCTTTGTTCACTACTCGTTTGGTTTGTTACATTTGAAAAAATTCGCTTCTTAAATAATCTAAAAAAAGATATCGACCTGATGTTTATAAAGGGACAGGCGCTATTAAAAGAAAATAAAATTCATGAGGCCAAGGGGCTTTCTCATAGTATCCATCCGCTTCTTAGTACACCATACTTAACTCTCTTTGAAAGCGAAGAACTTACGAGAGAACAATGGTCCATGAGACTTGGAAGAAGGCTCATAGAAACTCAACAAGGGCTCAAAAGATCTCTTTGGATAATAGGTACTATTGGATCATCTGCTCCATTCATTGGTTTGTTTGGAACTGTTGTGGGGATTATTAAATCTTTTCAATCGATTGCAGCTTCAGGAAAGAGTGGTTTTGCAGTAGTCGCCAGTGGTCTTTCGGAGGCGCTTATTGCTACAGCTGCTGGAATTATCGTCGCTGTTATGGCAGTGATTCTTTATAATTACTTTCAAAATCGACTTACGAGTGTGAATACGGAAATTAAGAATAGAATGCAAGACTTAATGGATCTTATCTAG
- a CDS encoding S8 family serine peptidase, producing the protein MKKSHIMLGAAAFAITASGMAAKYVPGEMIVKMKAGSEKSAFTSFKSLGVELDRTIDLTNETLFVVKFDETKSMKSMTTLLADNPNIEYAEPNFIYEIVKPVSTFNINPYIASPLTVQSDAYTPIDPKFGQLWGLANTGSNDPTGAAGVAGADIDVMKAWSLTQGDKRVRIAVIDTGIDYNHPDLKDQMWTNLAELNGEEGVDDDGNGYVDDIHGYDFANNDGDPRDGHSHGTHCAGTIGASHNDIGVAGVMADVEFVAIKFLADNGSGSTEGAIKSIDYATKMNVDIMSNSWGGGGRSQALEDAIQRAADKGIVFTAAAGNSSTDNDSRPHYPSNYDVKNVISVAATTSSDSLASFSCYGRNTVHIAAPGHNILSTVKNGGYASYSGTSMATPHVSGAIGLLIAQNGRMDVEELRNRLMATSEPLSSLRGKTINAGRLNAYNLLTNTIPVRNMPNPSEWETVSLDEVWESEHPYGHNLTESRTYNFPGAKFIRLRVRKLDLEKGYDVLEVSDSSRAIAEKVSGTKEDYTSEYVEGETMTVTFKSDRSVSKWGFVIDSVDVQY; encoded by the coding sequence ATGAAAAAATCGCATATTATGTTAGGTGCAGCTGCATTTGCCATTACTGCTTCAGGTATGGCAGCAAAGTATGTTCCAGGTGAAATGATTGTAAAAATGAAAGCTGGTTCTGAAAAGAGTGCTTTCACTTCTTTCAAGTCATTAGGTGTTGAGTTAGATAGAACAATTGATCTTACTAACGAAACTCTATTTGTTGTAAAGTTTGATGAAACTAAATCAATGAAGAGCATGACAACTCTTCTTGCTGATAATCCAAATATTGAATATGCAGAGCCTAACTTTATCTATGAAATCGTTAAGCCTGTTTCAACATTTAACATCAACCCTTATATTGCTTCTCCACTAACTGTACAGTCAGATGCATATACTCCAATTGATCCTAAGTTTGGTCAACTTTGGGGATTAGCTAATACAGGTTCTAATGATCCTACAGGTGCAGCAGGTGTAGCTGGTGCAGATATTGATGTAATGAAAGCTTGGTCACTTACTCAAGGTGATAAGAGAGTTAGAATTGCAGTTATTGATACTGGTATCGATTATAACCACCCTGACCTTAAAGATCAGATGTGGACAAACCTTGCTGAGCTAAATGGTGAAGAAGGTGTTGATGATGATGGAAATGGATATGTAGATGATATTCATGGATATGACTTTGCAAATAATGACGGAGATCCTAGAGATGGTCACTCACACGGTACTCACTGTGCGGGAACAATTGGTGCTTCTCATAATGATATTGGTGTAGCTGGTGTAATGGCCGACGTAGAATTTGTTGCAATCAAGTTCTTAGCTGACAACGGTTCAGGTTCAACTGAAGGTGCAATTAAGTCGATTGATTATGCTACAAAAATGAATGTAGATATTATGTCAAACTCTTGGGGAGGGGGCGGACGCTCTCAAGCTCTAGAAGATGCAATCCAAAGAGCAGCTGACAAAGGAATTGTTTTCACTGCTGCAGCTGGAAACTCTTCAACTGATAATGATTCAAGACCACATTACCCATCAAACTATGATGTTAAGAACGTAATCTCTGTTGCGGCAACAACTTCTTCTGATTCTTTAGCAAGTTTTTCTTGTTACGGAAGAAATACTGTTCATATTGCAGCTCCAGGGCACAACATTCTTTCAACTGTTAAGAATGGTGGATATGCTTCTTACTCAGGAACTTCAATGGCAACTCCTCACGTTTCTGGTGCAATTGGTTTATTAATTGCTCAAAACGGTAGAATGGATGTTGAAGAGCTAAGAAATAGACTAATGGCAACTTCTGAGCCACTTTCTTCTCTTAGAGGTAAGACTATTAATGCTGGTAGATTAAATGCTTATAACCTACTAACAAATACTATTCCTGTAAGAAATATGCCAAATCCAAGTGAGTGGGAAACTGTATCTCTTGATGAAGTATGGGAATCAGAGCACCCATATGGTCACAACCTTACTGAGTCTAGAACTTATAACTTCCCAGGAGCTAAGTTCATTAGATTAAGAGTAAGAAAATTAGATCTTGAAAAAGGTTATGATGTTCTAGAAGTTTCTGATTCAAGTAGAGCAATCGCTGAAAAAGTTTCTGGAACAAAAGAAGATTACACTTCTGAGTATGTTGAAGGTGAGACTATGACTGTTACATTTAAGTCAGATAGATCAGTTTCAAAATGGGGATTTGTAATCGACTCTGTAGACGTACAATACTAA
- the rpmB gene encoding 50S ribosomal protein L28 — protein MARVCDLTGKRRLVGNKVSHAKNRTKMTQKPNLQTKRVFDPESGQTIKLRLSTSAIRTLDKVGSLSKFLKKYKHMF, from the coding sequence ATGGCACGTGTATGTGATTTAACTGGAAAAAGAAGACTTGTTGGGAACAAAGTTTCTCACGCAAAAAATAGAACTAAGATGACTCAAAAGCCAAATCTTCAAACGAAGAGAGTTTTTGATCCTGAGTCTGGGCAAACTATTAAGCTAAGACTTTCTACAAGTGCAATTAGAACACTTGATAAAGTTGGATCTTTATCTAAGTTCTTAAAGAAATATAAGCACATGTTCTAA